In one Neobacillus sp. CF12 genomic region, the following are encoded:
- the asnB gene encoding asparagine synthase (glutamine-hydrolyzing), whose product MCGVSGWVDFTKDLRSKKDTIEKMTKTLAKRGPDETNLWVQTHAGFGHKRLIVVDPEGGRQPMTKQKDGIQYTICYNGELYNTEDIRKILLTKGYSFKGHSDTEVLLTAYIEWAEECVNYLNGIYAFAIWDQKREQLFIGRDRLGVKPLFYTELNNGIVFASEIKAILANPGMKTELEYEGLAEIFGLGPSRIPGSGIFKGIKELRPAHALTFSKNGLKIWRYWNVKSDVHKDNVEETAEKVRYLVTDAVTRQLVSDVPLSTFLSGGLDSSIITAIAAQGFKDQGKGQLHTYSIDYEGNDQFFKANEFQPNADEKWINIVTKEFDTKHHYKIISQEQLVKDLTEAVHVRDFPGMADVDSSLLWFCKEIKKDFVVSLSGECADEIFGGYPWFHRKEDLERPSFPWMRSVKERNNLLRADWQQKLKLNDYVIEKYNQAIQETPRLDGESPEEAKRRELFYINMTHFMTTLLDRKDRMSMGASLEVRVPFSDHRLVEYVWNIPWDIKMVHGREKGILRKAFEGVLPEEVLYRKKSPYPKTHNPEYTRAVQKQMKEILTDKSSPLFELFNRDLLNELVDSGGNSFKEPWFGQLMSGPQLLAYFIQLDIWFKDYNINIVNA is encoded by the coding sequence ATGTGCGGAGTTTCAGGATGGGTTGATTTTACAAAAGATTTAAGAAGTAAAAAAGATACGATTGAAAAAATGACAAAAACTCTTGCCAAAAGAGGACCAGATGAAACAAACCTCTGGGTTCAAACACATGCTGGGTTTGGTCATAAGCGTCTGATTGTTGTTGACCCTGAAGGGGGAAGACAGCCAATGACTAAACAAAAAGATGGTATACAATATACAATTTGTTACAATGGGGAGTTGTACAATACCGAAGATATCCGCAAAATTCTCCTTACTAAAGGATATTCTTTTAAAGGTCATTCTGATACAGAAGTTCTGTTAACTGCCTATATAGAATGGGCGGAAGAATGCGTAAATTATTTAAATGGTATCTATGCCTTTGCCATTTGGGATCAAAAGAGAGAACAATTGTTTATTGGTCGCGACCGATTGGGAGTTAAACCATTGTTTTATACGGAATTAAATAACGGGATTGTTTTTGCTTCAGAAATTAAGGCAATACTAGCCAATCCTGGGATGAAAACAGAACTGGAATATGAGGGGCTTGCAGAAATTTTTGGATTAGGACCCTCCAGAATCCCTGGCTCCGGTATCTTTAAAGGGATTAAGGAATTAAGACCAGCACATGCCTTGACCTTTTCTAAAAATGGCTTAAAGATCTGGCGCTACTGGAATGTTAAGAGCGATGTGCATAAAGATAATGTAGAAGAAACCGCTGAGAAGGTACGCTATCTTGTAACAGATGCTGTAACGAGGCAGCTTGTATCCGATGTTCCACTTTCTACCTTCCTATCAGGCGGGCTTGATTCAAGCATTATCACAGCCATTGCTGCACAAGGATTTAAAGACCAAGGTAAAGGTCAGCTTCATACGTATTCGATCGACTATGAAGGAAACGATCAGTTTTTTAAAGCAAACGAATTTCAACCAAATGCGGATGAGAAATGGATAAATATTGTGACAAAAGAGTTTGATACAAAGCACCATTATAAAATCATTTCTCAGGAACAATTAGTGAAAGACTTAACAGAAGCGGTTCATGTTCGTGATTTTCCTGGCATGGCTGACGTCGATTCTTCCTTACTTTGGTTTTGTAAGGAAATAAAAAAGGACTTTGTCGTAAGTCTTTCAGGAGAATGTGCGGATGAGATTTTTGGAGGTTATCCATGGTTTCACCGCAAGGAAGATTTAGAGAGACCTAGCTTTCCTTGGATGCGTTCTGTTAAGGAAAGAAATAATTTGTTAAGAGCAGATTGGCAGCAAAAGTTGAAATTAAACGATTATGTGATAGAAAAGTACAACCAAGCCATCCAAGAAACACCTAGATTGGATGGAGAAAGCCCCGAAGAAGCAAAACGGAGAGAACTTTTTTATATTAATATGACACATTTTATGACAACGCTGCTTGATCGAAAAGATAGAATGAGTATGGGTGCAAGTTTAGAAGTTAGAGTACCATTTTCCGATCATCGTCTCGTAGAATATGTCTGGAACATTCCATGGGATATCAAAATGGTTCATGGCAGGGAAAAGGGGATTTTAAGAAAAGCATTTGAAGGAGTTCTTCCTGAGGAAGTGCTCTATCGTAAGAAAAGCCCGTATCCAAAAACACATAATCCTGAATATACACGAGCCGTTCAAAAGCAGATGAAGGAAATATTAACAGATAAATCTTCTCCGCTCTTTGAATTATTCAATCGTGATTTACTAAATGAGCTCGTTGACTCAGGAGGAAACTCATTTAAAGAACCGTGGTTTGGTCAATTGATGTCAGGACCACAGCTATTAGCCTATTTTATTCAACTGGATATTTGGTTTAAAGATTATAATATTAACATAGTAAATGCCTAG
- a CDS encoding DUF2777 domain-containing protein translates to MNRQQRIKLLDFQLRAYNEGAVEQISDQWIFFDEETEEAAMLDDYLQQEIEIFRVNRWKKGILIESGKIRSGNEIIMLRDHDLVRIRKHLIYSLERLLEGMNDDAFFQFVTTLNSLDFSIYDCIYCYNHLSFLSDDNRKDGVNFIVFDNQEQICNVQHHFCYFEKVNDRFEFTLNTGKRLVIEKIIS, encoded by the coding sequence ATGAATCGACAACAGAGAATTAAACTATTGGATTTTCAGCTGAGGGCCTATAACGAAGGAGCAGTTGAACAGATAAGTGATCAATGGATCTTTTTTGATGAAGAAACAGAAGAAGCAGCGATGTTGGATGACTATCTTCAGCAAGAGATTGAAATATTTCGCGTTAATCGATGGAAGAAAGGAATTTTAATTGAATCTGGAAAGATACGAAGTGGAAATGAAATCATCATGCTTCGTGACCATGATTTAGTTAGGATAAGGAAGCATTTAATATACTCTTTGGAAAGACTTTTAGAGGGAATGAATGATGATGCCTTTTTTCAATTTGTCACGACATTAAACTCGTTAGATTTTTCTATTTATGATTGTATCTATTGTTACAATCACCTGTCTTTCTTATCAGATGATAATCGTAAGGATGGGGTAAACTTCATTGTTTTTGATAACCAAGAACAAATCTGTAATGTGCAGCATCATTTTTGTTATTTTGAAAAAGTAAATGATCGCTTCGAATTCACCTTAAATACAGGAAAAAGATTAGTCATAGAAAAAATCATCTCATAG
- a CDS encoding ThiF family adenylyltransferase gives MDDLERYSRQILFSGIGKEGQLKLLKSKVAIVGVGALGTVCANHLVRSGVGCIRLIDRDVVDLSNLQRQSLFNEEDVNLNLPKAVAAEKRLNTINSAVTIDAVITDLNLDNAEDLLAGFDCIVDGTDNFMTRYLINDVAVKNGIPWVHGAAVSSRGMFAVIKPGITPCYRCLFPHVPTGRGETCDTIGVLSPITDIIGSFQAMEAIKLLVGAATSSNLEQIDIWDTSLFSMDISNGKNPQCPTCVNHQFDFLDRSSSIQESYSSLCGRDTVQIYFREKHERDLVKLSEHLKRSGKVTGNQFLLRFSPDSETSIVVFKDGRVLIHGTNDIVKAKSLYSKYIGN, from the coding sequence ATGGACGATTTAGAACGGTACTCAAGGCAAATTCTTTTTTCAGGTATTGGGAAAGAGGGACAGTTAAAATTGCTGAAAAGCAAGGTAGCGATTGTCGGTGTCGGTGCACTGGGGACGGTATGTGCCAATCATTTGGTTCGATCGGGAGTTGGATGCATAAGGTTAATTGATAGAGATGTAGTTGACCTTTCCAATTTGCAGCGTCAATCACTTTTTAACGAGGAAGATGTAAATTTGAATCTTCCAAAGGCAGTTGCGGCGGAGAAGAGATTGAACACTATTAATTCTGCTGTTACGATAGATGCAGTAATCACAGATTTAAATCTAGATAATGCTGAAGATTTATTAGCAGGATTCGATTGTATTGTGGATGGAACAGATAATTTTATGACCCGCTACTTGATCAATGATGTTGCGGTTAAGAATGGAATTCCTTGGGTTCATGGCGCTGCAGTTAGTTCAAGAGGAATGTTTGCCGTCATTAAACCAGGTATAACACCGTGTTACCGCTGTCTATTTCCGCATGTGCCAACTGGCAGGGGCGAAACCTGTGACACGATTGGAGTTCTGTCTCCAATAACGGATATCATCGGTTCCTTTCAAGCAATGGAGGCAATAAAACTATTAGTTGGAGCCGCAACAAGTTCTAACCTTGAACAAATTGATATTTGGGATACTTCCCTATTTTCTATGGATATAAGTAATGGGAAAAATCCACAATGTCCAACTTGTGTAAACCATCAGTTTGACTTTCTCGATCGCTCATCCTCTATACAGGAGTCTTATAGTTCTCTTTGCGGGAGAGATACCGTGCAAATCTATTTTAGAGAAAAGCATGAACGAGACTTAGTAAAACTCAGTGAGCATTTAAAAAGGAGTGGAAAAGTCACCGGTAACCAATTTTTACTTCGTTTTTCTCCTGATTCAGAAACGTCTATTGTCGTATTCAAAGATGGCCGTGTACTAATACATGGCACAAACGATATTGTAAAAGCAAAATCACTTTATTCAAAATATATAGGAAACTAA
- a CDS encoding aldehyde ferredoxin oxidoreductase family protein, which yields MNLGGFKNKEVVVDLTAGTISYRPINEEDAKKYIGGRGLGVKYVLDNGPEVEPLSPENILCIMTGPVTGSRSSMSGRLCVVTKSPLTGTVTDSHMGGWTAARLKWAGVDNIILTGKSDKPVYLYIEDGKAELHDASELWGKGTRETVKTMQAKYGEQDLSVMTIGQAGENTVKFASFINEHDRAAGRGGTAAVAGYKKLKAVVIKAPQKGNMPQPKLEPEYKEANKKAVKAILDGGLTAPNKGGLSVYGTNVLTNIINEVGALPTKNSQFTHWDEAEKHSGEYVNEHLLVKNNTCHACPVGCKIEVEVKDGKYKTRVESFEFESSWSLGSNCLLSDAKAISYLIDQCNEYGLDTIELGHCFSVTMEAYEKGLITEELIWGDADSMIELTKKIAYREGFGGILAEGPAKATASWGAAELSMSVKGQSIPAYDPRGIQGIGLGYATSNRGACHLRGYTVASEIAGIPEPTDRLKPEGKGELLKIFQDMLAFSDSMNICKFSSFSENAEHYAEQYSAMTGIPMTADDVMKAGERIYNLERYYNNLAGFDKEEDDYLPKRFTEEPASGNSSGEVSRMDIMLGEYYQVRGWNAGKVTEEKLRELEIIDPENQLV from the coding sequence TTGAACTTAGGCGGTTTTAAAAACAAAGAAGTAGTAGTTGATTTAACAGCGGGTACGATTAGTTACAGACCTATTAACGAAGAGGATGCAAAAAAGTACATTGGCGGCCGCGGGCTTGGAGTTAAGTATGTACTTGATAACGGTCCAGAAGTAGAGCCATTATCTCCGGAAAACATTCTATGTATCATGACAGGACCTGTAACGGGCTCACGTTCATCCATGAGTGGACGTCTTTGTGTTGTGACAAAATCTCCATTAACAGGTACGGTTACTGATTCTCATATGGGTGGATGGACTGCAGCGCGCTTAAAATGGGCAGGCGTAGATAATATCATTCTTACAGGTAAAAGCGATAAGCCTGTTTATCTTTATATTGAAGACGGTAAGGCTGAACTGCATGATGCTTCAGAACTTTGGGGCAAAGGAACAAGAGAAACTGTTAAAACGATGCAAGCAAAGTATGGCGAACAAGACCTTAGTGTCATGACGATTGGTCAAGCAGGCGAAAACACAGTTAAGTTCGCATCCTTTATTAATGAACATGATCGCGCAGCTGGACGTGGGGGAACTGCTGCTGTTGCGGGCTATAAAAAATTGAAAGCGGTTGTAATTAAGGCACCTCAAAAAGGTAATATGCCACAGCCTAAATTAGAACCTGAATATAAAGAGGCGAACAAAAAAGCAGTAAAGGCAATTCTTGACGGCGGCTTAACAGCACCGAATAAAGGCGGTCTTTCTGTATATGGAACGAACGTTTTAACCAACATTATCAATGAAGTTGGTGCACTGCCAACCAAGAACTCTCAGTTCACTCATTGGGATGAAGCAGAAAAGCATAGTGGTGAATATGTCAACGAGCATTTACTAGTTAAGAATAATACTTGCCATGCTTGTCCTGTAGGCTGCAAAATTGAGGTTGAAGTAAAGGATGGAAAGTACAAAACTAGAGTAGAAAGCTTTGAATTCGAATCTTCATGGTCACTTGGCTCAAACTGTTTATTAAGTGATGCCAAAGCCATTTCTTATCTAATTGACCAATGTAATGAGTATGGGCTCGATACCATTGAGCTTGGCCATTGCTTCTCCGTAACAATGGAAGCTTATGAAAAAGGCTTGATTACTGAAGAGCTTATTTGGGGCGATGCCGATTCCATGATTGAATTAACAAAGAAAATTGCATACCGTGAAGGCTTTGGCGGCATTCTTGCAGAAGGTCCTGCAAAAGCAACAGCTTCTTGGGGTGCAGCTGAACTTTCTATGTCTGTAAAGGGTCAGTCGATTCCTGCCTATGATCCACGTGGAATTCAAGGTATTGGGCTTGGTTATGCAACAAGTAACCGTGGAGCCTGCCATTTACGTGGATATACCGTTGCGAGTGAAATTGCCGGTATTCCAGAACCAACAGATCGCCTAAAGCCAGAAGGTAAAGGTGAATTATTAAAAATATTCCAAGATATGCTTGCGTTCTCTGATTCTATGAATATTTGTAAGTTTTCATCCTTCTCTGAAAACGCCGAACATTACGCTGAGCAGTATAGCGCGATGACTGGTATTCCAATGACAGCAGATGATGTGATGAAGGCAGGAGAAAGAATCTATAATCTTGAGCGTTACTATAATAACTTAGCAGGTTTCGATAAGGAAGAAGATGATTATCTGCCAAAACGATTTACTGAGGAGCCGGCCTCTGGAAATAGTTCTGGTGAAGTTAGCCGAATGGATATTATGCTTGGAGAGTACTATCAAGTACGCGGATGGAATGCTGGAAAAGTTACCGAAGAAAAACTTCGTGAACTTGAAATTATCGATCCGGAAAATCAGTTAGTATAA
- a CDS encoding ubiquitin-like small modifier protein 1, which yields MLVRVFANLRQICGGVGVEVNPEGQRVIDVLDKMVEMFPDLKDEIFTAEKQLLPFVHVFINGRNIIHLDGLETTVKETDQFALFPPVAGG from the coding sequence ATGCTAGTTAGAGTGTTTGCTAATCTCCGGCAAATTTGTGGCGGAGTTGGGGTAGAGGTTAACCCGGAAGGTCAACGGGTTATTGATGTACTAGATAAAATGGTTGAAATGTTTCCTGATTTAAAGGATGAAATTTTTACTGCTGAAAAACAACTGCTTCCATTTGTTCATGTTTTTATTAATGGAAGAAATATTATTCACTTAGATGGTCTTGAGACCACTGTAAAAGAAACCGACCAATTTGCCTTATTTCCTCCTGTGGCAGGTGGATAA
- a CDS encoding YisL family protein, whose translation MIHGHVTAWVLALILFIVAIFLLKGGKEKGAKIVQMILRVLYLLIIATGIGLMFMLSNIDLMYILKAVVGLWIIGLFEMILSKTAQNRKTSVLWIQFAIAFLLVLYLGFDKLPMSIFYV comes from the coding sequence ATGATTCATGGTCACGTTACAGCTTGGGTTTTAGCCCTAATTTTGTTTATTGTCGCGATATTTTTACTAAAAGGCGGAAAAGAAAAGGGAGCCAAAATTGTCCAAATGATTCTGCGAGTACTTTATCTGCTCATAATTGCTACAGGTATCGGCTTGATGTTCATGCTGTCTAATATTGATTTAATGTATATATTAAAAGCAGTAGTAGGCTTGTGGATAATTGGATTGTTTGAAATGATTCTTAGTAAGACTGCACAAAATAGAAAGACTTCTGTTTTATGGATACAATTTGCGATCGCATTCTTACTTGTACTCTATTTAGGTTTTGATAAATTACCTATGTCCATATTTTATGTATAA
- a CDS encoding ATPase, T2SS/T4P/T4SS family, translating into MGLLKQIQQNNQGQSVDSKLYKSARLAIRRNSWKPLKLGDLIRNGTMSKEMALFLCTCVKARLNILVSGGTGAGKTTLVNALSTFIPKEERNVIGDVRDEDVRAILRNEKKGLDGFLAKGHSSSPSNMIDRLEIIAYLEGMNLPIKAIREQIASTVDIIVHLSRFNDGTRRITKITEVQGIEGENIALRDIFVVNPPEGSYY; encoded by the coding sequence ATGGGACTATTAAAACAAATTCAACAAAATAATCAGGGACAAAGTGTAGATTCCAAATTGTACAAGTCTGCAAGGCTGGCTATTAGAAGGAATTCATGGAAACCTCTAAAGCTAGGGGATCTAATTCGTAACGGGACCATGTCAAAAGAAATGGCCCTCTTCCTCTGTACATGTGTGAAAGCTAGATTAAATATTTTAGTAAGCGGAGGAACAGGGGCAGGTAAAACTACCCTTGTCAATGCTCTTTCCACTTTCATACCAAAAGAGGAAAGGAATGTGATTGGAGATGTTCGTGATGAGGATGTCCGTGCAATTCTCCGGAATGAAAAGAAAGGACTAGACGGTTTTCTTGCAAAAGGCCACTCCAGCAGTCCAAGTAATATGATTGATCGATTGGAAATCATTGCATATCTTGAAGGGATGAATCTGCCTATCAAAGCCATTAGGGAACAGATCGCTAGTACAGTTGATATCATCGTCCACCTTTCACGTTTCAATGATGGAACTAGAAGAATCACGAAAATAACAGAGGTTCAGGGAATCGAAGGGGAAAATATTGCACTTAGAGATATTTTTGTTGTTAATCCTCCTGAAGGTTCTTATTATTAA
- a CDS encoding spore germination protein produces MPAIVGVAQVISLGSSSVFHIGDVYKIMPFTSAKTFSGAGSFNTGESLNVHNNNLSNTNTNDSDGIDQGSFLNA; encoded by the coding sequence ATGCCAGCAATTGTAGGAGTTGCACAAGTTATTTCACTTGGCAGCAGTTCCGTTTTTCATATTGGAGATGTCTATAAAATCATGCCGTTCACTTCCGCAAAAACTTTCTCCGGTGCTGGGTCCTTTAATACGGGTGAAAGTTTAAATGTTCATAATAATAATTTAAGTAATACGAACACAAATGATTCAGATGGTATTGATCAAGGAAGCTTCCTTAATGCTTAA
- a CDS encoding spore germination protein GerPB, whose translation MNFYIQQSIQINFIKISSITNSSVLQIGSAGIIKPASYMYNTGGFTAPAPKAGGTQTTNGQSDFAVPLSGAGREDATQ comes from the coding sequence ATGAATTTTTATATCCAGCAGTCTATTCAAATAAATTTTATTAAAATTAGCAGTATTACAAATTCTTCTGTCCTGCAAATTGGCAGTGCTGGAATCATTAAACCTGCCTCTTATATGTATAATACAGGCGGTTTTACAGCCCCAGCTCCAAAGGCAGGTGGTACTCAAACAACAAACGGACAGTCTGATTTTGCAGTACCTTTGTCTGGTGCTGGGAGAGAAGACGCTACACAGTGA